Proteins found in one Aerosakkonema funiforme FACHB-1375 genomic segment:
- a CDS encoding SGNH/GDSL hydrolase family protein, producing MQKSPRLLRLTMLLCLVALIGSVALNFRLFFAARHYYILLNQTNLDPLGLQHFRAKSSQRDVSNTATANVVFFGDSRAEEWPFPSGLKGFSFANRGITGQTSSQVLERFDKHVLPLRPKIIVVQVGINDLKTIPLFPRQKASIIANCKDNIGEIVKRSHSLGTTVILTTIFPVAEVPLARRPFWSSEVDRAILEVNSYIYSLQAPNVIILDTYALLAEKGKGKNKFYRDTLHTNAKGYEVLNKELAKILAGIKIEK from the coding sequence ATGCAGAAATCGCCGCGCCTTTTGCGTCTAACTATGCTATTATGTCTCGTTGCTCTGATTGGATCGGTAGCACTCAATTTCCGCCTATTCTTTGCAGCAAGACATTACTATATTCTCCTAAATCAAACCAACTTAGATCCGCTGGGTTTGCAGCATTTTCGCGCTAAATCCAGTCAGCGGGATGTGAGTAATACCGCCACAGCAAATGTGGTGTTCTTTGGCGATTCGCGAGCTGAAGAATGGCCTTTTCCAAGTGGGTTAAAAGGTTTTTCCTTTGCGAACAGAGGTATTACCGGTCAAACTTCCAGTCAAGTGCTGGAAAGGTTTGATAAGCACGTTTTACCGTTGCGTCCGAAAATTATTGTCGTGCAAGTCGGTATCAACGATTTGAAAACGATACCGCTGTTTCCTCGCCAAAAAGCCAGTATTATCGCTAATTGTAAGGATAATATAGGGGAAATTGTGAAGCGATCGCACTCTCTCGGTACTACAGTTATCCTCACAACTATTTTCCCCGTTGCTGAGGTGCCGTTAGCACGCAGACCGTTTTGGTCATCGGAGGTCGATCGCGCTATTCTAGAAGTAAACTCTTACATATATTCTTTGCAAGCGCCGAATGTGATAATTCTGGATACTTATGCGCTTCTCGCGGAAAAAGGCAAAGGCAAAAATAAGTTCTATCGCGATACTTTGCATACCAACGCCAAGGGGTATGAGGTTCTGAATAAAGAACTGGCAAAAATATTAGCAGGAATCAAAATAGAGAAATAG
- a CDS encoding DUF6817 domain-containing protein — protein MYPFAQTNIQLFAQLSRQGYSETELSCILKAYQLAMSLFTGYFRGDGKTFIAHLVGTASILASVDAPVEVVAAGLLHAAYMQGDFGDGGIGISNSKQEQVRRAVGKDVEKYIAKYTALAWNEESISAIAQNLNTLTPSDRHVLLMLLANELEDHLDLGILYCANFEKRLRYVKRSGDLIVKIAEELGFASLAAELTRVFAEVTSANIPAGLRSTYNYSFQLAPKSYHKRTLIGLRDRLVQSRRFVGYVFRRLKK, from the coding sequence ATGTATCCCTTTGCTCAAACAAACATTCAACTGTTCGCTCAACTTTCTAGACAGGGTTATTCAGAAACAGAACTAAGCTGTATTCTAAAAGCATACCAGCTAGCAATGTCTCTATTTACAGGTTACTTTCGAGGAGACGGCAAAACTTTTATCGCTCATTTAGTAGGCACTGCTAGCATCCTAGCTTCTGTTGATGCACCTGTAGAGGTGGTAGCTGCTGGTTTGTTGCACGCCGCTTATATGCAGGGTGACTTTGGAGATGGGGGAATCGGTATATCCAACAGCAAGCAGGAACAAGTAAGGCGTGCTGTTGGTAAGGATGTAGAAAAATACATTGCTAAATATACTGCTTTGGCGTGGAACGAAGAAAGCATATCGGCGATCGCGCAAAATTTGAATACCCTTACTCCTAGCGATCGCCACGTGCTTTTGATGCTCTTGGCAAATGAATTGGAAGATCATTTAGATTTGGGAATTCTTTACTGCGCTAATTTCGAGAAACGACTGCGCTATGTCAAGCGTAGCGGCGATTTAATCGTAAAAATAGCAGAAGAATTGGGTTTTGCTAGCTTAGCTGCGGAACTAACACGAGTGTTTGCCGAAGTTACTTCAGCTAACATTCCCGCAGGACTTCGCAGCACTTATAATTATTCGTTTCAGCTTGCACCCAAATCTTATCACAAGCGTACTTTAATAGGGTTGCGCGATCGACTTGTTCAAAGTCGGCGTTTTGTAGGTTATGTTTTCCGTCGTTTAAAAAAATAG
- a CDS encoding siphovirus Gp157 family protein has protein sequence MESIATHNGSAHPRTLFGISADLSQLNVLLDELDGDDEESKQLITSWLEELGEERDRKLDNYAALISELEAKAAVRKAEAKRLAELAAADEKRAQMLKERLKWFFEVNNLKTVDTARYKLSMTKHGGKAPLLLDESVSPTELPEKFQKITVEPDKTAIRAALEAGEELEFAQLGDRGTSIRIR, from the coding sequence ATGGAAAGCATCGCCACGCACAACGGATCGGCACACCCGCGAACCCTGTTCGGCATTTCCGCAGATCTCAGCCAGTTAAACGTGCTGCTGGATGAGTTAGACGGCGACGATGAAGAAAGCAAACAGCTAATTACGAGTTGGCTGGAAGAGTTGGGAGAAGAACGCGATCGCAAACTCGATAATTACGCCGCCCTAATTTCCGAATTGGAAGCAAAAGCCGCAGTTCGCAAAGCAGAAGCGAAACGGTTGGCAGAATTAGCCGCCGCCGATGAAAAACGCGCCCAAATGCTCAAAGAAAGATTAAAATGGTTTTTCGAGGTCAACAATCTCAAAACAGTTGACACCGCACGCTACAAATTATCCATGACAAAACACGGCGGTAAAGCACCTTTACTTTTAGATGAATCGGTATCGCCAACTGAATTGCCAGAAAAATTTCAGAAAATCACTGTTGAACCCGATAAAACCGCCATTAGAGCAGCGCTAGAGGCGGGAGAAGAGTTAGAATTTGCACAACTGGGCGATCGCGGAACGAGTATTCGGATACGTTAA